Genomic segment of Schistocerca piceifrons isolate TAMUIC-IGC-003096 chromosome 1, iqSchPice1.1, whole genome shotgun sequence:
GAATTCATATAGGAAAAATAATGGGAAGAGCAGTGGTTGGAAGGAATGAAGGCGAGCTTTCACATTAACCGAGCTGAAAAATGATAAAAACAATGAATATCATAAAATATATATTGATACTTAACAACTGACATGTGAGATCAGGTATTATTCACAAGGCTAATGACAAAACTCGCCTAATAAATATACAAAACATACGGTTTTACAATTTATTTCCTTGCCTGATCTCAAATTTTACAATACAAAAAACTTATTCTGCAACTTCACCCGCCTCCAGCTTCTTCTTGAACGACTCCTTCTTCTGGGCGATCCTGTTCTTCCTCTCAGCAAGGGACAGCTTGGCACGGCCCCACCTCTTCTTGGTAATAGCTGCAgcatctttttctttcttctttcgatCTGGATTAGCACGGATATTTGCATGCGCCGTTTTATATATTCCCTCAATACTATCTGGATCAATGCCCAGTTTGATATATTGGGAAAATTGTCTCTTGTACGCCTCATCATCTTCTTCCGCCAGCTGTCGCATGTAATCAGCCACATGCAGGCCAAAGATGTGTTTTCGATGAATCTCAGCATCAAATTCCTTATCCTCGGGGTTGTAACCTGGGAATCTTTTGGTGCTGTGAGGTATATTCAAACCACCGTCCACAGCTCCCTTCATAGCACCAAACACACGAGCTCCAGTAGTTGTGCGGATTAACCCCACATCTAAGTAACATCGAAATGCGCCCGGCCCATCTTCCACCGCTTCAACGTTGTATTCCTCTCCGGTAACTTCTGTGCAGCCGACATAAAGTTGATCCAAACCAAGTTTCTTTAGCAATCTTCTAGCTAGAAGTAGGCCGGTGCAGTAAGCAGCTGCATAGTTGGTCAGCCCAACTTTAACTCCATACTCTGGCAATTCGTGGCTGtatgcagaacaaagaatcatatCACCTTCGATTCTTGAATATGCCACTTGACAGGTAATATCTCTGTTGGAAAAACGAACGATCAGGCGATATTTCGGCGTGTTGTACTTGTTCTTCACCTGAGTTGTAAGGCGAAGCCTAGCGCGGTAATCAGTCTTTCCCTCGCGACGCCTTTTAAACTTCACTTGATAACGTTTAAAGTACTGCTTATTCTTCACTACTTTCACAAATCCCATGATGAAATGATATAATGAACTGTACCTCCTTAAATTGCAGCCACGTGGAGCCAAACAGCAACAGAAATATGGAGATCCTTCCACACGCTAGGCTCCTACATCAGAAAGGAAATCTGGCGTTGCCAACTTTACGGTGTTTCAAAGATGACACTAATAATGAACATGAGACGTCCACCAAAGATGTTTTACATGTAGCATCAAGACCCATGATATGAATTTTTAGTAAACTATGAGAAATAACTTGTAAACGAAAACTTCATTCTTGATTTACTAGGCAGCATGAAATACTAATATGAAAACACTCTAGAAAGGACGCTCATAAAATCAAACACTACATCACAGCTGTAAATTATAGTAACAAAAAATCTTTGTAAGTTACTTCATAAAATTACATCGCTGTTACTTGTAATTTATTTATCATTAATAAAAGTTTACAATGTAGTCTTTGACTATAAAAATGGCCCCACAGCATCGCTACAGAGATAACTGTTCGTTTCCTAGAATTAAATGACAAGATCATTTCGAAACAACTACGTAAAAAATAGATACCCAAATTTCAGAAACTCAGTGAAACTTTTGAAATTCGTAAAACACTGCTTCCGCATCTTCCATTAAGGTCGATTACTTaagagcagccggccggtgtgaccgagcggttctaggcgcttcagtcgggaaccgcgcgaccgctacggtcgcaggttcgaatcctgcgtcgggcatggatgtgtgtgatgtccttaagttggttaggtttaagtagttctaagttctagggccatttttgaacttaagaaCAAGGTACACACGCTAGCGTCATACCGCAGTTACATTAGTGTACTCCCAGTTTTAAATGGCACAACTTAAGAGATGTAACTTTTGGCATGCCATATAAAACTTTCAATTCCGTTATGCATCGTTACACCACTTTTCTTCCACCACTGGTCTCTGGTGGTTATATTTCAAAACACGAGCATTCTGTTGCTGTCCTCGTGGAGTAATTGCTAGTGTGTtccattcgatttcagtgtgttttcattttattaccgaAAAAGTAAAAAACAGTGGTCGGCAGGTACCCTTACGCAACTTCTGGAGCTGCGAAAACCTATGTATAATTTCTGaagcagtgtgtttgtgtgtgtgtgtgtgtgtgtgtgtgtgtgtgtgtgtatgtgtgcgtgtgcgtgtacgtgcgtgcgtgcgtgcgtgcaagACAGTCGTctctgcagatgatatttacatgcCAGCTATTGGTTACTTCGCAACGGCTGACAGCATTTTCGTCTTTGCGTGTTATTTCATTTTAAATGCGTTTGTGGCCCCTGATTTATCCCTGCAGGAATATATATTTTCGAGTAAAACGTTTAGGTTCACTTTCAAGCGTTTAACTTTTGACATAGCTCTAATACCATAGCGTCACTGTAACATTAATGCCTACCCATATGTTTTCAGTTGACGCCTCACTGAAAGCCATGCACCTACGTAGAATTTGTGACGTCCTGTTGAACGACAGACTCACACTGCCGCTACAGAAGGCCACAAGCTGTGGCGTCAAATTAGTTTCCTGTGTGAACACGGCTTTAAAGTTAACGAATCGGATCAGAAGTTAAGGCAACATCAACGTCGAATAGTGTAGAGTTCAAATCAGAGGAATCATCAGCACAGCGTTACTTCACTTAGCCTTAAGAGCCTATGACCCTCCAGCTGAATCCAGATGTCTcattgtaaaacataaataatttttcgctttcagatgtTTGGACTCTGTTGGAAAAGCATTAAGTGGAGAAACTATCCAAATCATCAAGGAACATTAGCAGTTTGTCACAAAAATGAACCAAAATAATACAATCTAACAAGAATCATAACAACTAAATCCTGTACTATGACATGAGTGAACATGGCGAAAATAGATTAACTTCCGATCTTAACAGACGACGACATGATTCCCACCCCACCAACGTCAGTGTCAAAAGTTCCTTCCAGCAACACTTGAGCTTGACATCCTGTTCCATCTTGTCTCATTATCTGTGGATGACCTGTGTAAATATTGTTATTTGAAATGCGCTGTAGAACGTATTGACAACTTGTTCTGTACTCTTCCATTCCATCAGGTGTGAATCGACCTTTAAGAAACTAGCAACAGTATACAGTAGTTCATGAATGTACATAAAAAATTCATAATAACTGTTATTGACAAAGTTCATATGGTAAACTGCTCCTAAATGTAACAACAGTAGGCATGTCGTCCAGACTATTCAAAACATCAACAGTTTCCTGCTAGACAAAATGTTTGCATACAaatacatcaaacaatatttagaaagcaATGCACTGAGAATTTTTACCTTGCCTATTGTGTTTTTTTCCTTTCAAAGTACCATACAaacttaaaaaactgtatttttctgttccaaaaatttgatttttccacagttaaaaagattatttaatgaaaattctttaaagatttatatttttatttatccacAGTGTAACAGTCTTCTCTATCCAGGCATTCTAAAGCCTAGATCATTTTTTGTTCTGAAACTACAGAAACAGTTTACATCACATCCATTGCTACAAAATAGCTAATACTCTCCAAATTTAagtaattcatgacaaatatacttACGTTACAAAGAAAGTAGCTAGAAAAACTCAGTTATGTACCATATTCAGAATATAATTCTCTCGTTTCACCATTTTAAGCCAGATTTTTCACTTTCAAAAAAGTGAGGTCACTCATAGCCGAAATTCTATTTGATAACACCCACATTCCGTTGGTCTAACTTTAATGACGCCAGTTTTTTCCATGTcactaaaaataataatttggttagttttgtgacaccaATAGCGTTGAAAAACTATCGATTAGCACTATTCGACTGCCTCCAGTACGTTGTATTGGCAGTATTTCATGGATCTCTTCGAGAGGAGCATTAATATTATATGTAGAATAACCAAAAGCACAGATATTAAGTGTTTCGATGAAGATATTCTTCAAACAGCAGAAAGAGTTGTCCAGAAGAAAGTTTTTAATTCAGCCTTATGATataattcacacaatgtttaatgTGATCTGATAGGTCATTAATTGTATATATATTTACACTTCTGAAtaatttctgtattattattaAGCGCTTCAAATCTTTGTGGGctacggccttgctgcagtggatacaccagttcgcatcagatcaccaaaggtaagtgctgtcgggcatggccggcactgTGATGGGTGACCATGCGCTGTTCccgtttttcagggtgcactcagcctcatgatgccataTGAGGAGCCACTcgcccgaatagtagcggctccggtcaaagaaaaccatcataacgaccgggagaacagtgtgctgaccacacgcccctcctgtccacaccctcagctgaggatgacatggcgatcggatggtcctgatgggccacttgtggcctaaa
This window contains:
- the LOC124787831 gene encoding 60S ribosomal protein L5, coding for MGFVKVVKNKQYFKRYQVKFKRRREGKTDYRARLRLTTQVKNKYNTPKYRLIVRFSNRDITCQVAYSRIEGDMILCSAYSHELPEYGVKVGLTNYAAAYCTGLLLARRLLKKLGLDQLYVGCTEVTGEEYNVEAVEDGPGAFRCYLDVGLIRTTTGARVFGAMKGAVDGGLNIPHSTKRFPGYNPEDKEFDAEIHRKHIFGLHVADYMRQLAEEDDEAYKRQFSQYIKLGIDPDSIEGIYKTAHANIRANPDRKKKEKDAAAITKKRWGRAKLSLAERKNRIAQKKESFKKKLEAGEVAE